Proteins encoded in a region of the Misgurnus anguillicaudatus chromosome 9, ASM2758022v2, whole genome shotgun sequence genome:
- the grp gene encoding gastrin-releasing peptide, producing MGVMCVVWRYRLAVSIILVLVLCDVHASDDAETGGKVYPRGNHWAVGHLMGKKSTDEQGRLEDPGGDEESVLASTGQYDMQPGFVRALEALMREKAEQRSARVSARVNAQKDDAAQLLHRLLSPTRELVEGRKRDSQREQVEQLMSQALDMKDESS from the exons ATGGGCGTTATGTGCGTCGTGTGGAGATACAGATTAGCAGTTTCAATAATTCTGGTTTTGGTGCTTTGTGATGTGCATGCATCAGATGATGCAGAAACAGGTGGAAAAGTTTATCCACGTGGAAACCACTGGGCTGTAG GTCACTTAATGGGCAAGAAAAGCACAGATGAGCAAGGCAGACTCGAGGATCCAGGCGGCGATGAGGAGAGCGTTTTAGCGAGCACTGGTCAGTACGATATGCAACCTGGCTTTGTGCGCGCCCTGGAGGCGCTCATGAGGGAAAAAGCTGAACAGAGGAGCGCGCGGGTGAGCGCGCGGGTGAACGCACAGAAGGATGATGCTGCGCAGCTGCTGCATCGGCTGCTGTCACCGACGCGTGAGTTGGTGGAAGGTCGCAAGAGAGACAGTCAACGTGAACAG GTGGAGCAGTTGATGTCTCAAGCTTTAGATATGAAAGATGAATCAAGCTAA
- the rx3 gene encoding retinal homeobox protein Rx3, which yields MRLVGSQCQDMDERLSPTARLARSPASQTRIHSIESILGFKGENMFHPAFSFGSGRPVKGIEDPNEGLSPKKDTSNSKNFESVCRSVTMVSPDLPDGDCGKLSDDENPKKKHRRNRTTFTTFQLHELERAFEKSHYPDVYSREELALKVNLPEVRVQVWFQNRRAKWRRQEKLEVSSIKLQESSMLSISRSGPLSLGSGLPLEPWLTASISSSSSSLQSLPSFITPQHGVPASYTPQQFLSSSTLNHHLPHIGAVCPPPQAYQCSGFMDKFSLEEADPRNTSIASLRMKAKEHIQSIGKTW from the exons ATGCGACTTGTTGGATCACAGTGCCAAGACATGGATGAGCGTCTCTCTCCAACTGCGCGCTTGGCTCGCAGTCCTGCTTCCCAAACGCGAATCCACAGCATCGAATCCATTTTGGGATTTAAAGGAGAAAATATGTTTCACCCGGCGTTTTCCTTTGGCTCAGGAAGACCAGTCAAAGGAATTGAAGACCCTAACGAGGGTTTGTCCCCTAAAAAGGATACTTCTAACTCCAAAAACTTTGAAA GTGTATGTAGATCTGTCACCATGGTCAGTCCTGATTTACCGGACGGAGATTGTGGTAAATTATCGGACGATGAAAATCCCAAGAAGAAACACAGACGTAACCGGACTACGTTCACCACATTTCAGCTGCACGAGCTCGAAAGAGCGTTTGAAAAGTCGCATTATCCTGACGTGTACAGTAGAGAAGAGCTCGCGCTAAAAGTCAACCTGCCTGAGGTTCGAGTACAG GTGTGGTTCCAAAACCGGCGTGCCAAGTGGCGCCGTCAAGAGAAACTGGAAGTGAGCTCCATCAAACTGCAGGAGTCATCCATGCTTTCCATCAGCAGATCAGGGCCACTGTCTCTGGGTAGTGGTTTACCCTTGGAGCCCTGGCTTACTGCATCAAtttcttcctcctcctcttcatTACAATCCCTACCCAGCTTCATCACCCCTCAACATGGTGTGCCAGCCAGCTACACGCCTCAGCAGTTTCTCAGCTCATCCACGCTCAACCACCATCTACCACACATAGGGGCGGTGTGCCCACCTCCACAGGCATATCAGTGCTCGGGGTTTATGGATAAATTTTCATTGGAAGAGGCAGATCCACGAAACACAAGCATTGCATCGTTAAGAATGAAAGCTAAAGAGCACATACAGTCTATAGGGAAAACGTGGTAG
- the cplx4a gene encoding complexin-4a isoform X1, with protein MAFLIKSMVGNPLKGMGFGGGEEKAEEETPKDPAKAAGMTREEYEEYQKQLVEEKMERDADFLHKKAERATLRVCLREKYRLPKSEQDENMIQIAGDDVDVPEELLKMVDEDATEEEEKDSILGQMQNLQNMDMDQIKEKASATFTEIKSKAEEKCSVM; from the exons ATGGCTTTCTTAATTAAAAGTATGGTGGGGAACCCTTTGAAAGGAATGGGTTTTGGAGGAGGAGAAGAGAAGGCAGAGGAGGAGACCCCCAAGGACCCCGCAAAGGCCGCTGGTATGACCAGAGAAGAATATGAGGAGTACCAGAAACAATTGGTGGAGGAAAA GATGGAGAGGGATGCAGATTTCTTGCACAAAAAAGCAGAGAGAGCGACTTTAAGAGTGTGTCTACGAGAAAAATATCGACTTCCTAAA AGTGAGCAGGATGAGAACATGATCCAAATAGCTGGAGATGATGTTGATGTTCCTGAGGAACTTCTGAAGATGGTAGATGAAGATGCCACAGAGGAAGAGGAGAAAGACTCCATCCTGGGGCAAATGCAAAACTTACAGAACATGGACATGGATCAGATCAAAGAGAAGGCGAGTGCCACATTTACCGAGATAAAGTCCAAAGCTGAGGAGAAGTGCTCTGTCATGTAA
- the cplx4a gene encoding complexin-4a isoform X2 encodes MVGNPLKGMGFGGGEEKAEEETPKDPAKAAGMTREEYEEYQKQLVEEKMERDADFLHKKAERATLRVCLREKYRLPKSEQDENMIQIAGDDVDVPEELLKMVDEDATEEEEKDSILGQMQNLQNMDMDQIKEKASATFTEIKSKAEEKCSVM; translated from the exons ATGGTGGGGAACCCTTTGAAAGGAATGGGTTTTGGAGGAGGAGAAGAGAAGGCAGAGGAGGAGACCCCCAAGGACCCCGCAAAGGCCGCTGGTATGACCAGAGAAGAATATGAGGAGTACCAGAAACAATTGGTGGAGGAAAA GATGGAGAGGGATGCAGATTTCTTGCACAAAAAAGCAGAGAGAGCGACTTTAAGAGTGTGTCTACGAGAAAAATATCGACTTCCTAAA AGTGAGCAGGATGAGAACATGATCCAAATAGCTGGAGATGATGTTGATGTTCCTGAGGAACTTCTGAAGATGGTAGATGAAGATGCCACAGAGGAAGAGGAGAAAGACTCCATCCTGGGGCAAATGCAAAACTTACAGAACATGGACATGGATCAGATCAAAGAGAAGGCGAGTGCCACATTTACCGAGATAAAGTCCAAAGCTGAGGAGAAGTGCTCTGTCATGTAA